The following coding sequences are from one Anaerohalosphaeraceae bacterium window:
- a CDS encoding ATPase, T2SS/T4P/T4SS family has protein sequence MADMLAATVTYGGYINLFKFLLILAAFFGWLPLANWIYEDSQAVGTNKNPWTLAIALVGSLGLLLWLLIPIYIIGLLIFIIAIGGVSMAYVIHRNTLVADFEKVLTADHFRNLFVNAEKKLQKASRGLSFITANGNEVPLPQPKTTEAYGFVTTCEILDDAIWRRASQVFFNPQKDNYEVTYIIDGVPGKQQPRTREEMDYFIYYLKHLAALEVEEKRKPQQGRFKVVVKGDQLHPIKWEVNTAGSTAGEQVKLTRLDENTVKKVTELGLNDNQIASIESLKNETKGLVLISGPAGSGRTTTLYALLRSHDPFMYNINTLEKTPLTELPNITQNIFTLSDTGTTSYSRKLQSILRKGPDIIGVEDCEDAQCAQLLCAAVKDSRMVYAVMEAASVSQTLEKWIKLVGDKEAAIDCLTAVINQRLVRMLCDQCRVAYKPNPALFKKFNIPANDVDMFYRPGEIEYDKRGRPIICEKCQGTGYYGRTGLFETIRFTPDLARALKQANTQQEMIAALRKAGMLYMQEQSIKKVSMGITSINEVIRNFSTKNT, from the coding sequence ATGGCGGATATGCTTGCAGCGACGGTCACATACGGCGGATACATCAATCTGTTCAAGTTTCTGCTGATTCTGGCGGCGTTTTTCGGCTGGCTTCCGCTGGCCAACTGGATTTATGAAGATTCCCAGGCTGTCGGAACCAACAAAAATCCCTGGACGCTCGCCATTGCCCTCGTCGGCTCCCTCGGACTGCTGCTCTGGCTGCTGATTCCCATCTACATCATCGGACTGCTGATTTTCATCATCGCCATCGGCGGGGTTTCGATGGCCTATGTGATTCACCGAAACACCCTGGTAGCCGACTTTGAAAAGGTTCTGACCGCCGACCACTTCCGCAACCTGTTCGTCAACGCGGAAAAAAAACTTCAAAAGGCCTCCCGGGGATTATCCTTCATCACAGCCAACGGAAACGAAGTGCCGCTTCCCCAACCGAAAACCACAGAGGCCTACGGCTTTGTGACAACCTGTGAAATCCTCGATGACGCCATCTGGCGAAGAGCCAGTCAGGTCTTTTTTAACCCGCAAAAGGACAATTACGAAGTCACCTATATTATCGACGGGGTTCCCGGCAAACAGCAGCCGCGCACGCGGGAGGAAATGGATTATTTCATTTACTATCTGAAACATCTGGCGGCTCTGGAAGTGGAGGAAAAACGCAAACCCCAGCAGGGGCGGTTTAAGGTTGTGGTCAAAGGGGACCAGCTGCATCCAATCAAATGGGAAGTGAATACCGCCGGCTCCACAGCAGGTGAACAGGTTAAGCTGACGCGGCTGGACGAAAATACCGTCAAAAAAGTGACCGAACTGGGACTCAATGACAACCAAATCGCCTCCATCGAATCGCTCAAGAATGAAACCAAGGGGCTGGTGCTGATTTCCGGTCCTGCCGGCAGCGGACGAACCACAACCCTGTATGCCCTGCTCCGCAGTCATGACCCGTTTATGTACAACATCAACACCCTCGAAAAAACCCCCTTGACCGAACTGCCCAACATCACGCAGAATATTTTTACGCTCAGCGATACCGGCACCACCAGTTATTCCCGCAAACTTCAGAGCATTCTGCGAAAAGGTCCGGATATCATCGGCGTGGAAGACTGCGAAGACGCCCAGTGCGCCCAGCTGCTCTGCGCGGCTGTGAAAGACTCTCGAATGGTCTATGCCGTCATGGAAGCCGCCAGTGTCAGCCAGACCCTCGAAAAATGGATTAAATTGGTCGGTGACAAAGAAGCGGCAATTGACTGCCTGACAGCCGTCATCAATCAGCGGCTTGTGCGAATGCTCTGCGACCAGTGCCGCGTGGCCTACAAACCCAATCCGGCCCTGTTTAAAAAATTCAATATTCCGGCCAACGATGTGGATATGTTCTATCGGCCCGGAGAAATCGAGTACGACAAACGGGGCAGACCGATTATCTGCGAAAAATGCCAGGGCACCGGGTATTACGGCCGCACCGGACTCTTTGAGACTATTCGTTTTACGCCGGATTTGGCCCGCGCCCTCAAGCAGGCCAATACTCAGCAGGAAATGATTGCCGCTCTGCGGAAGGCGGGCATGCTGTATATGCAGGAACAGTCGATCAAAAAGGTGTCAATGGGAATTACCTCCATCAACGAGGTGATTCGAAACTTCAGCACGAAAAATACCTGA
- a CDS encoding PilT/PilU family type 4a pilus ATPase, whose protein sequence is MPEGQPLDTHIVKLKNPPQIEKLFKAAIKADASDLHLKVGMPPKMRIHSKLKNTTGQPLTEEEIEELIFEIMSDEQKKYFLEHGSLDFAYQVGELDRFRINAFRQRGYVSVVARRISGRIPPFETLHLPPIVEKIADNHDGLILVTGPTGCGKTSTIASMIDHINRTRSEHIITIEDPIEFLHVDKKSIVSQREIGIDVLNWTDALRTLMRQDPDVVVIGEMRDQQTVTAAMRAAETGHLVFGTMHANNAPQTIQRLLDMFPQEERDLIRQTFALTMRAIISQQLLPGIRPDVPRIPAVEILINTPVVRKLISESREGDLSSVIRASTGEGMLDFTESLRRLVEEEYIDLRVAEQYAPNVEELKMALKGIRSSTGGIL, encoded by the coding sequence ATGCCTGAAGGTCAGCCGTTAGATACACATATTGTAAAACTGAAAAATCCGCCTCAGATCGAGAAACTTTTTAAAGCGGCCATTAAGGCCGATGCCAGCGACCTTCACCTGAAGGTCGGAATGCCCCCCAAAATGCGGATTCACAGCAAACTGAAAAACACCACCGGCCAGCCCCTCACCGAAGAGGAAATTGAAGAGCTGATTTTCGAGATTATGAGCGATGAGCAGAAAAAGTATTTTCTCGAACACGGCTCTCTCGATTTTGCTTATCAGGTGGGGGAACTGGACCGTTTTCGAATCAACGCCTTTCGTCAGCGCGGTTATGTGAGCGTCGTGGCCCGGCGCATCAGCGGCAGAATCCCTCCTTTTGAAACCCTTCACCTGCCGCCGATCGTGGAAAAAATCGCCGACAACCACGACGGCCTGATTCTTGTGACCGGTCCGACCGGATGCGGAAAAACATCTACCATCGCTTCTATGATCGACCACATCAACCGCACGCGGTCTGAACACATCATCACCATTGAAGATCCCATTGAATTCCTTCACGTAGATAAAAAATCCATCGTATCGCAGCGGGAAATCGGTATTGACGTACTCAACTGGACGGATGCGCTCCGAACCCTGATGCGTCAGGACCCGGATGTCGTGGTGATCGGCGAAATGCGGGACCAGCAGACCGTCACCGCAGCGATGCGGGCCGCCGAAACAGGCCATTTGGTTTTCGGGACAATGCACGCCAACAATGCACCGCAGACGATTCAGCGGCTTCTGGACATGTTCCCTCAGGAAGAGCGGGACTTAATCCGCCAGACGTTTGCCCTGACAATGCGGGCAATCATCAGCCAGCAGCTTCTACCCGGCATTCGACCGGACGTCCCGCGGATTCCCGCCGTCGAAATCCTTATCAACACACCGGTGGTTCGCAAACTTATCAGCGAATCCCGCGAAGGTGATTTGTCCAGCGTGATTCGGGCTTCGACCGGTGAAGGGATGCTGGACTTTACGGAAAGTCTGCGGCGTCTGGTCGAAGAAGAATATATCGATTTGAGAGTGGCCGAACAATACGCTCCGAATGTCGAAGAACTCAAGATGGCCTTGAAAGGAATCCGCTCCTCTACAGGCGGGATACTCTAA
- a CDS encoding PKD domain-containing protein — protein MKNRRTSIRFVFWIVCILFLVPAAQAAYDPQWSRSQCGEYSANGLKERYVYGANKGWINNDVWDDSSVEGVDCASYVCRCLALPEYVAENKAAPYPYTTDKLYAGVPNTVQVESINNLKQWDLWVYVSGTSKHTGLFKQYSGSYIITREARNAASGIVEGKYSKQYLIDKGTRFWRRANWASLVQLPTVQTSPAAKITASSAVLSGIITDDGGGTIDQCGFSWGTTAACSDGWLSASALSENGFSVTLSSLEYSTVYYFKARVHNSAGWAEGSVLSFRTDVSPNTPAVIVDNGTSGTSSTGTWSISSAADPYGSSSLWARDGATYTWSFTPPSPGFYDVSMWWTQMSSRSASVPVRIEYSDGIFETTVNQQTNGGQWNSLGQFYFDSAGSVTITALGTYPVSTCADAVRFALIKTNQRPTAQILSIEPQILEEGRYITFSGKGFDDGTIVAYEWTSNIDGVFGTGPTVLISTLSQGTHLITLRVCDDMGIWSLPAEKTITITAPASELIVDNGAAGTSFTGTWSISSAPAPYGSSSLWARNGAVYTWSFTPPSPGFYDVSMWWTQMSSRSASVPVQIEYSDGIFETTVNQQTNGGQWNSLGQFYFDSAGSVTITALGSYPVSTCADAVRIALLEINLRPTAQILSILPQTPQEGQSVTLSGQGIDDGQVTAFEWISDIDGRLGTTAVLTLSTLSEGTHTLSFRVCDNRGIWSEPVEQTLTVLHAAEEIIIDNGEPGTSSTGTWAVSGGLNPYGADSLWARYNAAYTWSFQPQQGGLYDVFLWWTEFSSRGYSIPVLVTHQGGTTTLYINQQTGGGEWNWIGTFPMEAGETYTVQIRTPNDNSTACADAVRIIRQ, from the coding sequence ATGAAAAACCGCCGAACCTCCATCCGTTTTGTCTTTTGGATTGTCTGCATCCTGTTCCTCGTCCCCGCCGCCCAGGCCGCTTATGACCCGCAATGGTCCAGAAGCCAGTGCGGGGAGTATTCCGCCAACGGTCTGAAAGAACGATACGTTTACGGAGCCAATAAGGGATGGATCAATAATGACGTCTGGGATGATTCGTCCGTGGAAGGTGTGGACTGTGCATCGTACGTCTGCCGCTGCCTGGCTTTGCCGGAGTATGTAGCCGAAAACAAGGCCGCTCCTTACCCTTATACAACGGATAAACTCTATGCTGGCGTTCCCAACACCGTTCAGGTCGAAAGCATCAACAATCTCAAACAATGGGACCTCTGGGTCTATGTGAGCGGCACCAGCAAACACACCGGCCTCTTCAAACAGTACAGCGGCTCCTATATCATCACTCGAGAGGCCCGAAATGCAGCCAGCGGCATTGTTGAGGGCAAATACAGTAAGCAGTATCTGATTGATAAAGGAACCCGTTTTTGGAGAAGGGCCAATTGGGCTTCTCTGGTTCAGCTGCCGACCGTTCAAACCTCCCCGGCGGCCAAAATTACCGCTTCATCAGCCGTTTTAAGCGGCATCATTACCGACGACGGCGGCGGAACCATCGACCAATGCGGTTTCAGTTGGGGTACAACAGCCGCCTGCTCCGACGGCTGGCTGAGCGCGTCCGCTCTTTCCGAAAATGGTTTCAGCGTCACACTGAGCAGCCTGGAATATTCCACTGTTTACTACTTCAAGGCCCGGGTGCATAACAGTGCCGGCTGGGCCGAAGGTTCTGTACTGAGTTTCCGAACGGATGTGAGCCCCAACACCCCGGCCGTCATTGTGGACAATGGCACCTCCGGCACCTCCTCCACGGGAACCTGGAGCATTTCCAGCGCCGCTGACCCTTATGGAAGCAGCAGTCTCTGGGCTCGCGACGGCGCTACATACACCTGGTCCTTCACACCGCCCTCCCCCGGATTCTATGATGTTTCGATGTGGTGGACCCAGATGTCCTCCCGCTCCGCCTCCGTCCCCGTCCGAATTGAATACTCCGACGGCATCTTTGAAACAACCGTCAACCAGCAAACCAACGGAGGGCAATGGAATTCCCTCGGCCAATTTTACTTTGACTCCGCCGGTTCCGTCACAATCACAGCCCTCGGCACTTACCCCGTCAGCACCTGTGCCGATGCCGTCCGGTTCGCTCTCATTAAGACCAATCAGCGGCCGACAGCGCAAATCCTCTCTATCGAACCGCAAATTCTCGAAGAAGGACGTTATATAACCTTCAGCGGAAAAGGATTCGACGATGGAACAATCGTAGCCTACGAATGGACTTCCAACATTGATGGGGTCTTCGGCACCGGCCCAACCGTTCTGATTTCAACATTATCGCAGGGAACACACCTCATCACTCTTCGCGTCTGCGATGATATGGGCATCTGGTCTCTTCCCGCAGAAAAAACCATCACCATTACAGCCCCCGCCTCGGAATTAATTGTGGACAACGGGGCCGCCGGCACTTCCTTTACGGGAACCTGGAGCATTTCCAGTGCCCCCGCACCCTATGGAAGCAGCAGTCTTTGGGCTCGCAACGGCGCCGTCTATACCTGGTCCTTTACACCGCCCTCCCCCGGATTCTATGATGTTTCGATGTGGTGGACCCAGATGTCCTCCCGCTCCGCCTCTGTTCCCGTACAAATTGAATACTCTGACGGCATCTTTGAAACAACGGTAAATCAGCAAACCAACGGTGGACAATGGAACTCTCTCGGTCAATTCTACTTCGACTCCGCCGGCTCCGTCACAATCACAGCCCTCGGTTCGTACCCCGTCAGCACCTGCGCCGATGCTGTGCGAATCGCACTTCTTGAAATCAATCTGAGACCCACCGCTCAAATTCTGTCAATCCTTCCCCAAACTCCCCAGGAAGGGCAATCCGTTACCCTGTCCGGTCAGGGAATCGATGACGGTCAAGTTACCGCCTTTGAATGGATTTCAGACATAGACGGCCGGTTAGGAACAACCGCCGTTTTGACCCTCTCGACCCTTTCGGAAGGTACTCACACACTCTCGTTTCGGGTCTGCGACAATCGGGGGATCTGGTCAGAACCGGTCGAACAGACTCTTACCGTTCTTCATGCCGCAGAAGAAATCATTATCGACAATGGAGAGCCCGGCACCTCTTCTACCGGAACCTGGGCCGTCTCCGGAGGTCTCAATCCATACGGAGCTGACAGTCTCTGGGCACGTTACAATGCAGCATACACATGGTCTTTCCAGCCGCAGCAAGGAGGGTTGTATGATGTCTTCTTATGGTGGACTGAATTTTCTTCTCGCGGGTATTCTATTCCGGTTCTTGTCACTCACCAAGGCGGAACAACGACTTTATATATCAATCAGCAGACAGGCGGCGGGGAATGGAATTGGATTGGAACATTTCCAATGGAAGCAGGTGAAACGTACACCGTGCAAATTAGAACTCCCAATGACAATTCTACAGCATGCGCGGACGCTGTTCGAATCATCCGACAATGA
- the ndk gene encoding nucleoside-diphosphate kinase, translating to MPERTLIILKPDAVHRHKIGQIIRRFEEKGLKLVAAKFMKIPESLARKHYAVHEGKPFFEGVVKYLSSSPVLIMVWQAEGVIQMARKLMGATFGYEAEPGTIRGDFGCSRGFNLIHGSDSPASAEYEINLYFKPEEIFDYPLADEPYLYGRND from the coding sequence ATGCCGGAAAGGACTCTGATCATCCTCAAGCCCGACGCCGTCCATCGGCATAAAATCGGGCAAATTATTCGGCGATTTGAGGAAAAGGGCCTTAAGCTCGTTGCGGCCAAGTTTATGAAGATTCCCGAATCGCTGGCAAGGAAACATTACGCAGTTCACGAAGGCAAACCTTTTTTCGAGGGTGTGGTCAAATACCTCTCGTCCTCGCCCGTGCTGATTATGGTCTGGCAGGCCGAAGGGGTAATTCAGATGGCCCGAAAATTGATGGGGGCTACCTTTGGCTACGAGGCCGAACCGGGAACTATCCGTGGAGATTTCGGCTGCAGCCGGGGGTTTAATCTTATCCACGGCTCCGACAGCCCCGCCTCGGCAGAATATGAAATCAACCTTTACTTCAAACCTGAAGAAATCTTCGATTATCCGCTCGCCGATGAACCCTATCTCTATGGAAGAAATGACTAA
- a CDS encoding OmpA family protein has translation MNTGKTIFFVVLGFTAMIALSGCCQQGMDELRAQNRLQQERISSLENELTQCSINLEQCQKEKETLAGQGSADLQAKNALISALEADLEKKKALIAQMQAQLLQSGAPLPPELNMRLQEFAKTSDMITFDESTGMLKFKSDLLFDLGSDQVAASAMDSLKQLAAIMKSPEANAFDMVIVGHTDDVPIKKPSTLQAHPTNWHLSVHRAISVLNALTAAGISPERMAVKGYGEYRPVEPNKPNKGGNAANRRVEIYIVPSTR, from the coding sequence ATGAACACCGGTAAAACGATTTTCTTCGTTGTTTTGGGATTTACAGCAATGATCGCTCTTTCCGGATGCTGTCAGCAGGGAATGGATGAGCTGCGAGCGCAAAATCGTCTCCAGCAGGAACGTATCTCCAGTCTGGAAAATGAATTAACTCAGTGCAGCATCAACCTTGAACAATGCCAGAAAGAAAAAGAAACACTGGCCGGACAAGGCAGTGCCGACCTCCAGGCCAAAAACGCACTCATCTCCGCCCTCGAGGCCGATCTGGAAAAGAAGAAAGCCCTGATTGCTCAGATGCAGGCCCAGTTGCTCCAAAGCGGTGCCCCTCTGCCGCCGGAACTCAATATGCGGCTGCAGGAATTCGCCAAAACCAGCGATATGATTACTTTTGATGAAAGCACCGGCATGCTCAAATTCAAGAGCGACCTGCTCTTTGACCTCGGCAGCGATCAAGTCGCCGCCTCCGCCATGGACTCCCTCAAACAGCTGGCCGCTATTATGAAATCCCCGGAAGCCAATGCCTTCGATATGGTCATTGTAGGCCACACGGATGATGTTCCGATTAAGAAACCCAGCACCTTGCAAGCTCACCCGACCAACTGGCATCTGTCAGTTCATCGTGCCATTTCTGTTTTAAATGCTTTAACCGCCGCCGGTATTTCACCGGAAAGAATGGCCGTAAAGGGGTACGGCGAATATCGTCCTGTTGAACCCAATAAACCCAACAAAGGCGGCAATGCGGCCAATCGTCGGGTGGAGATTTACATTGTCCCGAGCACTCGGTAG
- the metK gene encoding methionine adenosyltransferase, with the protein MARTNPSAGGCSSARRYYFTSESVTMGHPDKVADQISDAVLDAMLAQDPNSRVACETLVSTGMVVIAGEITSKAVVDIPQVARDTIRSIGYTDPNIGFDAENCAVLVSLKQQSPDIAMGVDTGGAGDQGLMFGYACTETPAYMPLPIYLAHEITHRLTQMRQTGKIKWLRPDGKSQVTVEYGENGKPRRIHAVVCSTQHDASVVDRKTERMSERARRELIEKVILPVLPKKLVDKNTIFHINPTGRFEIGGPKGDCGLTGRKIIVDTYGGRGSHGGGAFSGKDPSKVDRSASYMARYIAKNIVAAGLADTCEIQLSYAIGVAEPISVLVNTEGTAKIDENRLEALVRDFFPLTPKGMIQHLKLRRPIYTETARNGHFGRNHSNFTWEKTDMAAKLRKAAGL; encoded by the coding sequence ATGGCCAGAACCAATCCATCCGCAGGCGGCTGTTCCTCGGCTCGTCGCTATTATTTCACCAGCGAATCCGTCACGATGGGCCATCCGGACAAGGTGGCCGACCAGATTTCCGATGCCGTCCTGGATGCGATGCTCGCCCAGGACCCCAACAGCCGCGTGGCCTGTGAAACGCTCGTCTCTACCGGCATGGTCGTCATCGCCGGCGAAATCACCTCCAAAGCCGTCGTCGATATCCCCCAGGTGGCCCGCGATACCATCCGCAGCATCGGCTACACCGACCCGAATATCGGCTTTGATGCCGAAAACTGCGCGGTTTTGGTCTCTCTCAAGCAGCAGAGCCCCGATATCGCAATGGGGGTGGATACCGGCGGCGCCGGCGACCAGGGGCTGATGTTCGGCTACGCCTGCACGGAAACCCCGGCCTATATGCCTCTGCCGATATACCTGGCACACGAAATCACCCATCGTCTGACCCAAATGCGTCAAACCGGCAAAATCAAATGGCTGCGGCCTGACGGCAAAAGCCAGGTTACCGTCGAGTACGGCGAAAACGGAAAACCCCGCCGCATTCACGCCGTGGTGTGCAGCACCCAGCATGATGCCTCCGTTGTGGACCGAAAGACCGAGCGGATGTCCGAGCGGGCCCGCAGGGAGCTGATTGAAAAAGTCATCCTGCCCGTTCTGCCCAAAAAACTCGTGGACAAAAACACCATCTTTCACATCAACCCGACCGGACGCTTTGAAATCGGCGGGCCCAAGGGCGACTGCGGGCTGACGGGGCGCAAAATCATCGTGGACACTTACGGCGGACGAGGCAGCCACGGCGGCGGGGCCTTCAGCGGAAAAGACCCTTCGAAAGTGGACCGCTCCGCCAGCTATATGGCCCGCTATATCGCCAAAAACATCGTCGCCGCCGGCCTGGCCGACACCTGCGAAATCCAGCTGTCCTATGCCATCGGCGTTGCCGAGCCCATCAGCGTCCTGGTGAACACCGAAGGCACGGCAAAAATCGACGAAAACCGTCTGGAAGCACTTGTCCGGGACTTCTTCCCGCTAACCCCCAAAGGAATGATTCAGCACTTAAAACTGCGGCGTCCTATTTACACGGAAACGGCACGAAACGGTCATTTTGGGCGAAATCACTCCAATTTCACCTGGGAAAAAACCGATATGGCCGCCAAACTCCGCAAAGCCGCCGGACTCTGA
- a CDS encoding co-chaperone GroES has translation MSEIDPIKIDSFETIEPIGKRVLIRKDEDKKQTKGGIQLPDNIEIPTITGRIVSVSAEVEMSSEIPLKQYDKVLFNPKGAIPVDFEGDNRLFVVDVENIVAVFRKQ, from the coding sequence ATGAGCGAAATTGATCCCATCAAAATTGATTCTTTTGAGACGATTGAGCCCATCGGCAAACGGGTCCTGATTCGAAAAGACGAAGACAAAAAGCAGACCAAAGGCGGCATCCAGCTGCCTGACAATATTGAAATTCCCACCATCACCGGCCGGATTGTGTCCGTTTCCGCCGAGGTCGAAATGTCCTCCGAAATCCCCCTCAAACAGTACGACAAAGTCCTGTTCAACCCCAAAGGGGCCATTCCGGTTGATTTCGAAGGCGACAACCGGCTCTTCGTCGTCGATGTAGAGAACATTGTGGCCGTCTTCCGAAAACAGTAG
- the topA gene encoding type I DNA topoisomerase, with amino-acid sequence MTKKAKALVIVESPAKAKTINKYLGPDFEVEASMGHVRDLPSKGLNIDIEHNFEPTYEINPGKRKVVAALRAKAKKCEKFYLATDMDREGEAIAWHLKEVLNLNDEDTYRVVFNAITKKDIERAFANPGKIDMDRVLAQQARRVLDRIVGYQISPLLWKKVARGLSAGRVQSVAVRLVVERERQIRAFVPQEYWLIPAVFASEKADITAEEWQTFLNSAKDPEKGRTLTEQDQWLAKHGAFRADLTSVNGQKFEASNQAQAQAVYEKLKDARFIVRRIETKRVQSRPGAPFITSTLQQAAANRLGFGAQRTMTIAQQLYEGIDLGSMGALGLITYMRTDSTHLSEEAVQEVRHYIQSQIGPEYLPETPNIFTARKEAQQAHEAIRPTDPDLTPDELAPFLTDEQYKLYDLIWRRFVACQMKEAQWDTTRIEIEAQTPEGPCIFTASGRTLAFDGFTRIWPTSAEEPTLPSLHEGQILKVVDLKPVQHFTKPPARYTEASLIKTLEKEGIGRPSTYATIISTIQERKYVEKVNRVFYATHIGEIVTDKLLEYFPQIMDIAFTRHMEEQLDKIEEQHLNWVQVLQEFYEPFKKSLEEAAQKMKHAKAETQPSEYTCPECKAPLEYRFGKNGRFLSCSRYPECKFGTPCDKDGRMLQDQPTEHKCPECGKPLVKKTGRFGPFFGCSGYPECKTILKADKEGNPLPPAPPPTPTGIRCHKCKDGLFVVRQSKRGPFMGCSRFPRCRTIVSIKLLDKLKDLQEKGQWPPTDPAQVDEILERKTASAKKKKS; translated from the coding sequence ATGACAAAAAAAGCCAAAGCATTGGTTATCGTCGAGTCACCCGCCAAGGCCAAAACCATCAACAAATATCTCGGCCCGGATTTTGAAGTAGAGGCCTCCATGGGCCATGTCCGCGACCTGCCCTCCAAAGGCCTGAATATTGACATCGAACACAATTTTGAACCGACTTATGAAATCAATCCGGGCAAACGCAAGGTGGTCGCCGCCCTCCGTGCCAAGGCCAAAAAATGCGAGAAGTTCTACCTGGCAACCGATATGGACCGGGAAGGCGAGGCGATTGCCTGGCACCTCAAAGAGGTCCTCAACCTGAATGATGAAGATACATACCGGGTCGTCTTTAACGCCATCACCAAAAAAGACATTGAACGGGCCTTCGCCAATCCGGGCAAGATTGATATGGACCGTGTTCTTGCCCAGCAGGCCCGGCGGGTCCTGGACCGCATCGTCGGCTATCAAATCAGCCCCCTGCTGTGGAAAAAAGTCGCTCGCGGACTGAGTGCCGGACGTGTCCAGTCCGTCGCCGTGCGGCTGGTTGTCGAGCGGGAGCGGCAGATTCGTGCGTTTGTCCCGCAGGAATACTGGCTCATTCCGGCCGTCTTTGCCTCCGAGAAGGCCGACATTACCGCTGAAGAATGGCAAACCTTTCTCAACAGCGCCAAAGACCCGGAAAAAGGACGCACGCTGACCGAACAGGACCAGTGGCTGGCCAAACACGGTGCCTTCCGGGCCGATTTGACATCCGTCAACGGCCAAAAGTTTGAGGCCTCCAATCAGGCGCAGGCTCAGGCTGTTTATGAGAAGCTCAAGGACGCGCGTTTCATTGTCCGCCGTATCGAAACCAAACGCGTCCAGTCCCGCCCGGGCGCTCCGTTTATCACCTCAACGCTTCAGCAGGCCGCCGCCAATCGCCTCGGCTTCGGGGCGCAGCGGACGATGACCATCGCCCAGCAGCTTTATGAGGGCATCGATCTGGGCTCGATGGGCGCTCTGGGACTGATTACCTATATGCGAACCGACAGTACGCACTTGTCCGAAGAGGCCGTTCAGGAAGTCCGCCATTACATTCAGTCCCAAATCGGCCCGGAGTATCTGCCCGAAACCCCCAACATCTTCACCGCCCGCAAAGAGGCCCAGCAGGCCCACGAAGCCATCCGCCCGACCGACCCTGACCTGACCCCCGACGAACTGGCTCCCTTCCTGACGGATGAACAATACAAACTTTATGACCTTATCTGGCGCCGGTTTGTCGCCTGTCAGATGAAAGAAGCCCAGTGGGATACCACCCGCATCGAAATCGAGGCCCAGACGCCGGAGGGGCCCTGTATCTTCACGGCATCCGGCCGTACGCTGGCCTTTGACGGCTTTACGCGAATCTGGCCGACCTCCGCAGAAGAACCGACCCTGCCGAGTCTGCACGAAGGCCAGATTCTCAAGGTCGTGGACCTCAAACCCGTTCAGCACTTTACGAAGCCGCCCGCTCGATATACAGAGGCATCGCTGATTAAGACTCTCGAAAAGGAAGGCATTGGACGGCCCAGCACCTATGCGACGATTATTTCCACCATTCAGGAGCGAAAATACGTCGAAAAGGTCAACCGCGTCTTCTACGCCACCCATATCGGCGAAATTGTTACTGACAAACTGCTCGAGTATTTCCCCCAGATTATGGACATCGCCTTTACCCGCCATATGGAGGAGCAGCTGGACAAAATCGAGGAACAGCACCTCAACTGGGTCCAGGTCCTGCAAGAGTTCTACGAGCCTTTCAAAAAATCACTCGAAGAGGCCGCCCAGAAGATGAAACATGCCAAGGCTGAAACGCAGCCCAGCGAATACACCTGCCCGGAATGCAAGGCCCCGCTCGAGTATCGGTTCGGCAAAAACGGCCGCTTCCTCAGCTGCTCACGCTACCCGGAGTGCAAATTCGGCACCCCCTGCGACAAAGACGGCCGAATGCTCCAGGATCAGCCCACGGAGCACAAATGCCCGGAATGCGGCAAGCCTCTGGTGAAAAAAACCGGACGTTTCGGCCCCTTTTTCGGCTGTTCCGGCTATCCGGAATGCAAAACCATCCTCAAGGCCGACAAGGAAGGCAATCCCCTGCCGCCGGCGCCCCCGCCGACCCCCACAGGAATCCGCTGCCACAAGTGCAAAGACGGTCTGTTCGTCGTTCGCCAAAGCAAACGCGGTCCGTTTATGGGATGCAGCCGTTTTCCGCGGTGCCGAACCATTGTGAGCATCAAACTGCTGGACAAACTCAAAGACCTGCAGGAAAAAGGCCAATGGCCGCCGACAGACCCGGCCCAGGTCGATGAAATCCTGGAGCGGAAAACCGCTTCTGCGAAAAAAAAGAAGTCATAG